From Gemmobacter sp., the proteins below share one genomic window:
- a CDS encoding sugar ABC transporter ATP-binding protein: MPRTKGRSMSTGNRSRLPPPPMRLRGIVMISQELTLATTLTVAENVFLGRLPKTRLGTVDWAWLHRDAAAVLDRLGVHVPPGTLVSDLSVEMRPVVEIARALSTDAQVLILDEATSSLSGAATRRLLDLVARERDAGIAVVMITHRMPEIYAVPQVATVLRDGCHVATVPLPDTPETELVRLMVGREIGDFYGKRQLPRGEIVLEVAGLHTPDGALQAASSTVAQGEILGIAGLVGSGKAEVGLALGGAIGAGGTVRVAGRPLALGDPARSIAAGIGFVPDDRKASALLLVRSVLENFSLAWRGRFSRLGLLDTRRERQAENEAMKAYRVDTGSPLAAISTLSGGNQQKVILGRTFQRSPDVLVLSEPTRGIDVGAKSEIYRMMQSAAEKGAAVVVISSDLPELLGIADTIAVFFEGRMTAILDRAQADEETIAQIAVAGRHRPAPALSAAGCQA; encoded by the coding sequence ATGCCCCGGACGAAGGGCAGATCCATGTCGACGGGCAACAGGTCTCGTTTGCCACCCCCGCCGATGCGATTGCGCGGCATCGTGATGATCAGCCAGGAGCTGACGCTGGCCACCACGCTGACGGTGGCCGAGAACGTGTTCCTGGGCCGTCTGCCCAAGACCCGTCTTGGCACGGTGGACTGGGCATGGCTGCACCGCGATGCTGCCGCGGTGCTGGACCGGCTGGGGGTTCATGTGCCGCCCGGGACGCTGGTATCGGACCTGTCGGTCGAGATGCGGCCAGTGGTCGAGATCGCCCGCGCCCTGTCGACCGATGCGCAGGTGCTGATCCTGGACGAGGCCACAAGCTCGTTGTCCGGGGCTGCCACGCGCCGTCTGCTGGATCTGGTCGCGCGCGAACGCGATGCCGGGATTGCGGTGGTGATGATCACCCACCGCATGCCAGAGATCTACGCGGTGCCGCAGGTGGCCACGGTATTGCGCGACGGGTGCCACGTGGCCACCGTGCCGCTGCCCGACACGCCCGAAACCGAACTGGTCCGCCTGATGGTCGGGCGCGAGATCGGCGACTTTTATGGCAAGCGGCAGCTGCCCCGTGGCGAAATCGTGCTGGAGGTCGCGGGGCTGCATACCCCGGACGGTGCCTTGCAAGCCGCATCGTCCACCGTCGCGCAGGGGGAAATCCTTGGCATTGCCGGGCTGGTCGGGTCGGGCAAGGCCGAGGTGGGCCTGGCGCTGGGGGGCGCGATCGGGGCTGGCGGCACTGTCCGGGTGGCCGGTCGCCCGCTGGCACTCGGCGATCCGGCACGGTCCATTGCGGCCGGTATCGGCTTTGTCCCCGATGATCGCAAGGCCTCGGCCCTGCTGCTGGTGCGCAGCGTGCTGGAGAATTTCTCGCTGGCCTGGCGGGGGCGGTTCAGTCGGCTGGGCCTGCTGGATACCCGGCGCGAACGTCAGGCGGAGAACGAGGCGATGAAGGCCTATCGCGTCGATACCGGATCGCCGCTGGCCGCCATTTCCACCCTGTCGGGGGGCAACCAGCAAAAGGTGATCCTTGGCCGCACCTTCCAGCGCAGCCCCGATGTTCTGGTGCTTTCGGAACCGACGCGCGGCATCGACGTGGGCGCCAAGAGCGAGATTTACCGCATGATGCAATCTGCCGCCGAAAAGGGGGCGGCGGTTGTTGTCATATCGTCGGACTTGCCAGAACTGCTGGGCATCGCCGATACCATCGCGGTGTTTTTCGAGGGCAGGATGACCGCCATTCTCGACCGCGCCCAGGCGGATGAGGAGACCATTGCCCAGATCGCCGTTGCAGGCCGGCACCGCCCGGCCCCAGCCCTTTCAGCCGCAGGATGCCAGGCATGA
- a CDS encoding aspartate/glutamate racemase family protein, with protein sequence MDRLIRVIVPIPLPRAALDNFAAQLPPGLIGPGFAVDFVGTRNGGQLGGDQMEVLLFGTFVYDAGVAALRARLTIPVIGSGATAFLMACQLGKTFSVISMWGRWNHFYAKILAEQGLAGRCVSMRDVGIRPDTAELLPGKEHFIFDRLEQECRRAIDEDGAEVIVPGSTTMHQSHAHLARVLPVPVINPGVVSCKAAEALVQLGLAQSKAHYHQPERPMDDIFAHVPAVFP encoded by the coding sequence ATGGACAGACTGATCCGTGTCATCGTGCCCATTCCCCTGCCCCGGGCCGCGCTTGACAACTTTGCCGCGCAGCTGCCGCCAGGTCTGATCGGCCCCGGCTTTGCCGTGGATTTCGTCGGCACCCGCAACGGCGGCCAGCTGGGCGGCGACCAGATGGAGGTGCTGCTGTTCGGCACCTTTGTCTACGACGCCGGCGTCGCCGCCCTGCGCGCACGGCTGACCATCCCGGTGATCGGGTCCGGCGCCACGGCGTTTCTGATGGCCTGCCAGCTGGGCAAGACCTTCTCGGTCATTTCGATGTGGGGCCGCTGGAACCACTTCTATGCCAAGATCCTGGCCGAACAGGGGCTGGCCGGGCGCTGCGTGTCCATGCGCGATGTCGGCATCCGCCCCGATACCGCAGAGCTGCTGCCCGGCAAGGAGCATTTCATTTTCGACCGGCTGGAACAGGAATGCCGCCGCGCCATAGACGAAGACGGCGCCGAGGTGATCGTGCCGGGATCCACCACCATGCATCAGTCGCATGCCCATCTGGCCCGTGTGCTGCCGGTTCCGGTGATCAACCCCGGCGTCGTGTCCTGCAAGGCCGCCGAAGCCCTGGTGCAGCTGGGCCTTGCCCAGTCCAAGGCGCATTACCACCAGCCCGAACGCCCGATGGATGACATTTTCGCCCATGTGCCGGCCGTCTTTCCCTGA
- a CDS encoding ABC transporter permease, giving the protein MNIVKSNSVVFVLALGASYVVIAGGIDLSTASTTAARAMIFGLSVQAGLPGPLAIAATLAFGLLLGFLNGHLVACLKISFFVVTLGALSIYQSFALVINDGTSLSVFAYPAFKPITAFFNGNTGPFPNLLLLDLVLLLIAGGVLRYTGFGRALYAIGANVEAARLNGINVRQVTLAVCMAAGGCVALGAVILVGRPTTAPADADPTLLLTVLAAVLIGGTAFSGGEGGVFGTMIGMLFLGVIQNGLTLSGVSSFWQCMVSGAILVFAVWLGGVRTLLRRKRQAG; this is encoded by the coding sequence ATGAACATCGTCAAGTCGAACAGCGTGGTGTTCGTGCTGGCGCTGGGGGCCAGCTATGTGGTGATCGCGGGCGGGATAGACCTGTCCACCGCCAGCACCACCGCGGCCCGCGCGATGATCTTTGGCCTGTCGGTGCAGGCGGGCCTGCCCGGCCCGCTGGCCATTGCCGCCACGCTGGCCTTTGGGCTGCTGCTGGGCTTTCTGAACGGCCATCTCGTCGCCTGTCTGAAGATTTCGTTCTTCGTGGTCACCCTTGGCGCGCTGTCCATCTATCAAAGCTTTGCCCTGGTCATCAACGATGGCACATCGCTGAGCGTCTTTGCCTATCCCGCGTTCAAGCCGATCACTGCCTTTTTCAACGGCAATACCGGGCCCTTCCCCAATCTGCTGCTGCTGGACCTTGTGCTGCTGTTGATTGCGGGGGGCGTGCTGCGCTATACCGGGTTCGGCAGGGCGCTTTATGCCATTGGCGCCAATGTCGAGGCGGCGCGGCTGAACGGGATCAACGTCCGGCAGGTAACGCTGGCGGTCTGCATGGCGGCGGGTGGGTGCGTGGCGCTTGGCGCGGTGATCCTTGTGGGGCGGCCGACGACGGCCCCGGCCGATGCCGACCCCACGCTGCTGCTGACCGTTCTGGCGGCCGTCCTGATCGGCGGTACGGCCTTTAGCGGCGGCGAAGGCGGGGTATTCGGAACGATGATCGGCATGCTGTTTTTGGGTGTCATCCAGAACGGGCTGACGCTGTCGGGCGTCTCATCGTTCTGGCAGTGCATGGTCAGCGGCGCGATCCTGGTATTCGCCGTCTGGCTTGGCGGGGTGCGGACCCTGCTGCGCCGCAAGCGGCAGGCCGGCTGA
- a CDS encoding helix-turn-helix transcriptional regulator, with product MARLGGDYSHLSVQIDPMLLGADDGDIARLDFDNDAINSGGAERVLANALVSAGRMLSAGGLDPAAQRIVARAQSDMLRSMLIALPRRGRSETEVVPYCVRKVEAHMRRNLTEELDLDDLVRISGVSRRSLHAGFRRFRDSTPMKCFKDMRLAAAHADLMQADGRASSVTEVATRYNFFQLSKFSRDFQSSFGQLPSQVKRQRSG from the coding sequence GTGGCGCGACTGGGCGGCGACTACAGCCACCTCAGCGTGCAGATCGACCCCATGTTGCTGGGGGCGGACGATGGCGATATCGCCCGGCTGGATTTCGACAACGACGCCATCAACAGCGGCGGCGCCGAGCGCGTGCTGGCGAATGCCTTGGTATCGGCCGGCCGGATGCTGTCGGCCGGCGGGCTGGACCCGGCCGCGCAGCGCATCGTCGCCCGGGCCCAGAGCGACATGCTGCGGTCCATGCTGATCGCCCTGCCCCGTCGCGGCCGCAGCGAGACCGAGGTGGTCCCCTATTGCGTCCGCAAGGTCGAGGCGCATATGCGGCGCAACCTGACCGAGGAACTGGATCTGGACGATCTGGTGCGCATTTCCGGGGTCAGCCGCCGGTCGCTGCATGCCGGGTTCCGCCGGTTCCGGGATTCGACCCCGATGAAATGCTTCAAGGACATGCGGCTGGCCGCCGCACATGCCGATCTGATGCAGGCCGACGGCCGCGCCAGTTCCGTCACCGAGGTGGCGACGCGCTACAACTTCTTTCAGCTGTCCAAGTTTTCGCGCGACTTCCAGTCAAGCTTCGGCCAGTTGCCCTCGCAGGTGAAACGCCAGCGCAGCGGCTGA
- a CDS encoding substrate-binding domain-containing protein: MIQKFALAGSAALLAAAAAAPGAGQTLAGYVSPIGAQPGQQYVAKGTEAAATELGWTSRVLDANLSADRQVSHLDTLLTMGSKAIGTWSLDPNAVAGVFARAGQQGVPVVGLNSPGEGVTSTFYWEINLCRDNGPFARQAAFIARHKPGAKVIVMGGPPVEAIIKNMDCAARAAADAGLTVIDRIDNPKDTAANAATLAAGELIRFPDVVAFIAYNDSTALGIASAAIAAGKAIHGASGTGGLMAFGRNGDLDAIEAVKEGPPDRHMGSRSLCPTDFALIKAMDAAMTAPGTMPKDLIVRSMFISCENVGDWKDGLERGVTYATIPLTE; the protein is encoded by the coding sequence ATGATACAGAAATTCGCCCTTGCGGGCAGTGCAGCCCTATTGGCGGCAGCAGCGGCCGCGCCGGGCGCGGGCCAGACGCTGGCCGGCTATGTCTCGCCCATCGGCGCCCAGCCCGGGCAGCAATACGTTGCCAAGGGGACCGAGGCGGCAGCAACCGAACTGGGATGGACGAGCCGGGTGCTGGATGCGAACCTTTCCGCCGACCGGCAGGTGTCGCATCTGGATACGCTGCTGACGATGGGATCGAAGGCCATCGGCACCTGGTCGCTGGACCCGAACGCCGTTGCCGGCGTGTTCGCCCGCGCCGGCCAGCAGGGCGTGCCCGTCGTGGGCCTGAATTCGCCGGGCGAAGGCGTGACATCCACCTTCTACTGGGAAATCAACCTGTGCCGCGACAACGGGCCATTCGCCCGGCAGGCCGCCTTCATCGCCAGGCACAAGCCCGGCGCCAAGGTCATCGTGATGGGCGGGCCGCCGGTCGAGGCGATCATCAAGAACATGGACTGCGCCGCCAGGGCGGCCGCCGATGCCGGGCTGACGGTGATCGACCGGATCGACAACCCCAAGGATACCGCCGCCAATGCCGCGACGCTGGCCGCGGGCGAACTGATCCGCTTTCCCGATGTGGTTGCCTTCATCGCCTACAATGACTCGACGGCGCTTGGCATCGCCTCGGCGGCGATTGCAGCGGGGAAGGCCATTCATGGCGCCTCGGGCACTGGCGGGCTGATGGCGTTCGGCCGGAACGGCGATCTGGACGCGATCGAGGCCGTCAAGGAAGGCCCGCCTGACCGCCACATGGGATCCCGATCCCTATGCCCCACCGACTTTGCCCTGATCAAGGCGATGGATGCGGCGATGACGGCCCCGGGCACCATGCCCAAGGATCTGATCGTCCGTTCGATGTTCATCTCTTGCGAGAATGTCGGCGACTGGAAGGATGGCCTGGAACGCGGGGTCACCTACGCCACCATCCCGCTGACCGAATAG
- a CDS encoding LLM class flavin-dependent oxidoreductase: MLIPGRFKLGTFSSNCSGGMSITKVPERWSASWEDNLRLARMCDAAGLDFMLPVARWVGFPGDEIEFMHSVLETTTWAAAILAATRVIAVISTVHTAVNNPVVVAKQIATLDAIGNGRPGLNIVAGWFEPEYKALGLQLPKDHDTRYGYAQEWFDIIRKLWTEEDRLDWPGKHFNLEQVYTDPKPKRGTVPIINAAGSAQGRQFALNNADFLFTPAIDLARSRTEIADIKAQAVAKGRPIDVITFSHVVCRPTEAEARDYHAYQISQSDWGATDYAVAAQFATALSFPHDLLIQIRTSFAAGHGGFPLVGSPEQVVDGIEQLIDAGFGGTGLSFVNHADEFPCFAQAVLPILERRGLRSIAR; the protein is encoded by the coding sequence ATGCTGATCCCCGGACGGTTCAAGCTGGGCACCTTCTCGTCCAACTGCTCGGGCGGGATGTCGATCACCAAGGTGCCGGAACGCTGGTCGGCCAGCTGGGAAGACAACCTGCGGCTGGCCCGGATGTGCGATGCGGCCGGGCTGGACTTCATGCTGCCGGTGGCGCGCTGGGTCGGCTTTCCGGGCGACGAGATCGAGTTCATGCATTCGGTGCTGGAAACCACCACCTGGGCGGCGGCAATCCTGGCGGCAACCCGCGTCATCGCCGTGATCTCGACCGTGCATACCGCGGTGAACAACCCCGTGGTGGTCGCCAAGCAGATCGCCACGCTGGACGCCATCGGCAACGGCCGGCCGGGGCTGAACATCGTCGCAGGATGGTTCGAACCCGAATACAAGGCCCTTGGCCTGCAACTGCCCAAGGATCACGACACCCGCTACGGCTATGCGCAGGAATGGTTCGACATCATCCGCAAGCTGTGGACCGAGGAAGACCGCCTTGACTGGCCGGGCAAGCATTTCAACCTGGAACAGGTCTACACCGACCCCAAGCCGAAACGTGGCACGGTGCCGATCATCAATGCCGCCGGTTCCGCGCAGGGCCGGCAGTTCGCGCTGAACAACGCCGACTTCCTGTTCACCCCCGCCATCGACCTGGCGCGATCCCGGACCGAGATTGCGGATATCAAGGCGCAGGCCGTCGCGAAGGGCCGGCCGATCGACGTGATCACCTTTTCGCATGTCGTCTGTCGCCCGACCGAGGCAGAGGCGCGCGATTACCACGCCTACCAGATTTCCCAGTCCGACTGGGGCGCAACCGACTATGCCGTTGCGGCCCAGTTCGCCACCGCGCTGTCCTTTCCACACGATCTGCTGATCCAGATCCGCACCAGCTTTGCCGCCGGTCACGGGGGGTTTCCCCTGGTCGGATCGCCCGAACAGGTTGTCGACGGGATCGAGCAGCTGATTGATGCCGGTTTCGGCGGCACGGGGCTGTCCTTCGTCAACCATGCCGACGAATTCCCCTGTTTCGCGCAAGCCGTCCTGCCGATCCTGGAAAGGCGCGGCCTGCGCAGCATCGCCCGCTGA
- a CDS encoding class I adenylate-forming enzyme family protein, producing MSLARQAAMPPRPEPTFGAPRPLAALLEDQARQRPDQLAAIFPGQTLTYAGLRAQARALARGLIADGVAPGDHVGIMIPNHQDFLVAHFAVQYAGGVGILLNARFKSHELRHAVPLTEVRAILTTDAIDDHVNLAGVLTDAFPELASQSAIAPLSLGGAPTLRRMIRFGAPWGPALTPAQVADLADGQQAALEAEIDRRLAAQDPEAVAAVIFTSGTTANPKACMLSAASLQRAWRTYLRFVRFQPGEKIWDPMPLFHSGGIGLLTAMTEIGGVFMSTPHFKAEEVLGLIRAHRIEHLYPGFQTLAVPVLSLPDYSAQSCAFVQSMVCVGPAGMQLKLQRMLPPHAPIMNLFGMSESSGVLFLADPAADEDLRLNSAGIAPPGVDIRILDPDTGAVLPPGQRGEIQFRGGGAFLGYYNDPENTARTILPGGWVSTGDLGVLDANGWLQFQGRLKDMLKVGGENVAAAEVESFLSGHPAVKFVQVVGKPDDRMGELPVAFVERNAGAELTAAELIAYCEGKIARFKTPVEVRFVTEWPMSTTKVQKHRLKELL from the coding sequence ATGTCCCTCGCCCGCCAGGCCGCAATGCCCCCCCGCCCGGAACCCACCTTCGGCGCCCCTCGCCCCCTTGCCGCGCTGCTGGAGGATCAGGCCCGGCAACGCCCCGACCAGCTGGCCGCGATCTTTCCGGGCCAGACGCTGACCTATGCGGGCCTGCGCGCGCAGGCCCGGGCGCTGGCGCGCGGGCTGATCGCCGATGGCGTGGCGCCGGGCGACCATGTCGGCATCATGATTCCGAACCATCAGGATTTTCTGGTGGCGCATTTCGCGGTGCAATATGCCGGCGGGGTCGGCATATTGCTGAACGCGCGGTTCAAGTCGCACGAATTGCGCCATGCCGTGCCACTGACCGAGGTCAGGGCGATCCTGACCACCGATGCGATTGACGATCATGTCAATCTGGCCGGGGTGCTGACGGATGCCTTTCCCGAACTTGCATCGCAATCCGCCATCGCGCCGCTGTCGCTGGGGGGCGCGCCCACGCTGCGCCGGATGATCCGGTTCGGCGCTCCCTGGGGCCCGGCCCTGACACCGGCGCAGGTGGCAGATCTGGCCGATGGCCAGCAGGCCGCGCTGGAGGCCGAGATCGACCGCCGCCTTGCCGCGCAGGATCCCGAAGCGGTGGCGGCGGTGATCTTCACCTCGGGCACCACGGCGAACCCCAAGGCCTGCATGCTGTCGGCGGCCTCGCTGCAACGGGCCTGGCGCACCTATCTGCGGTTCGTGCGGTTCCAGCCCGGCGAAAAGATCTGGGATCCCATGCCGCTGTTCCACAGCGGCGGCATCGGCCTCTTGACCGCGATGACCGAAATCGGCGGCGTCTTCATGTCGACCCCGCATTTCAAGGCCGAAGAGGTGCTGGGCCTGATCCGCGCGCACCGGATCGAACATCTGTATCCCGGCTTTCAGACGCTGGCGGTGCCGGTGCTGTCGCTGCCCGACTATTCGGCGCAGTCCTGCGCCTTTGTGCAAAGCATGGTCTGCGTCGGCCCGGCCGGCATGCAGCTGAAACTGCAACGCATGCTGCCCCCGCATGCGCCCATCATGAACCTGTTCGGCATGTCCGAAAGTTCTGGCGTGCTGTTTCTGGCCGACCCTGCGGCGGACGAGGATCTGCGGCTGAATTCCGCCGGCATCGCGCCACCCGGCGTGGATATCCGCATCCTGGATCCCGATACCGGCGCCGTGCTGCCGCCGGGCCAGCGGGGGGAAATCCAGTTCCGGGGCGGCGGGGCGTTTCTGGGATATTACAACGATCCCGAAAATACCGCCCGCACCATCCTGCCCGGCGGCTGGGTCAGTACCGGCGATCTGGGCGTGCTGGATGCGAATGGCTGGTTGCAGTTCCAGGGCCGGTTGAAGGACATGCTGAAGGTCGGCGGCGAAAACGTTGCGGCGGCCGAGGTTGAATCCTTTCTGTCCGGCCATCCGGCGGTGAAATTCGTGCAGGTTGTCGGCAAGCCGGACGACCGCATGGGCGAACTGCCCGTCGCCTTTGTCGAACGGAACGCCGGGGCCGAGCTGACGGCGGCCGAACTCATCGCCTATTGCGAAGGCAAGATCGCCCGGTTCAAGACCCCGGTCGAGGTGCGCTTTGTCACCGAATGGCCGATGTCCACCACCAAGGTGCAAAAGCACCGGCTGAAGGAGCTGCTGTAG
- a CDS encoding acetyl-CoA C-acetyltransferase produces the protein MPDAFIYDHVRTPRGRGRPGGSLHEVPAVQLSAQVLGALRDRNGLDTALVDDVIFGCAQPVGEQGGNIARAAVLAAGYAQSVAGQQVHRFCASALEAVNNAAAQVMVGAADAAIGGGVESMSRTVMGADSGAWAADPTVAYQSYFAPQGIGADLIATLDGFTREDVDRYAAESQRRAAHAWDQGWFDHSIVPVRDVLGDVLLDRDEYMRPGTTVESLGALKASFVGMGEQLGFDSVAQQRYPQVERMTHVHTGGNSSGIVDGSAGVLVGSAAFGTAAGLKPRARIRAFTSIGSEPTIMLTAPADVTRKVLKRAGMTVDDIDLFELNEAFAAVVLRFQKYLGIDPDRLNVAGGAIAMGHPLGATGAMITGTVLDELERRNLNTALITLCAGNGLGTATIIERV, from the coding sequence ATGCCCGACGCATTCATCTACGATCATGTCAGAACGCCGCGCGGCCGGGGCCGGCCCGGCGGATCGCTGCACGAGGTGCCGGCGGTGCAGCTTTCGGCGCAGGTTCTGGGGGCATTGCGCGACCGCAACGGGCTGGATACCGCGCTGGTGGACGATGTGATCTTCGGCTGCGCCCAGCCGGTGGGCGAACAGGGCGGCAACATCGCCCGCGCCGCCGTGCTGGCCGCCGGCTATGCGCAAAGCGTGGCGGGGCAGCAGGTGCATCGTTTCTGCGCCTCGGCCCTGGAGGCGGTGAACAACGCCGCCGCGCAGGTGATGGTCGGGGCGGCCGACGCGGCCATCGGCGGCGGGGTCGAGTCGATGTCGCGCACGGTGATGGGGGCCGATTCCGGCGCCTGGGCCGCCGATCCGACCGTGGCCTACCAAAGCTATTTCGCCCCGCAGGGCATCGGGGCCGACCTGATCGCCACGCTGGATGGCTTTACCCGCGAGGATGTGGACCGCTACGCCGCCGAAAGCCAGCGCCGCGCGGCACATGCCTGGGATCAGGGCTGGTTCGACCACTCCATCGTGCCGGTGCGCGATGTGCTGGGCGATGTGCTGCTGGACCGCGACGAATACATGCGCCCGGGCACCACGGTGGAAAGCCTTGGGGCGCTGAAAGCGTCTTTCGTGGGCATGGGCGAACAGCTGGGCTTTGATTCCGTGGCACAGCAGCGCTATCCGCAGGTCGAACGCATGACCCATGTTCATACGGGGGGCAATTCCTCGGGCATCGTCGATGGGTCGGCGGGGGTGCTGGTGGGCAGCGCGGCCTTTGGCACCGCCGCCGGGCTGAAACCCCGCGCGCGGATCCGGGCCTTTACCTCGATCGGCAGCGAGCCGACGATCATGCTGACCGCCCCCGCCGATGTCACCCGCAAGGTGCTGAAGCGCGCCGGCATGACGGTGGATGACATCGACCTGTTCGAACTGAACGAGGCGTTCGCGGCCGTTGTCCTGCGGTTCCAGAAATATCTGGGGATCGACCCGGACCGGCTGAACGTGGCCGGTGGCGCCATTGCCATGGGCCATCCGCTGGGCGCGACCGGCGCCATGATCACCGGTACCGTGCTGGACGAACTGGAACGGCGCAACCTGAACACCGCGCTGATCACGCTGTGCGCCGGCAACGGGCTGGGCACCGCCACCATCATCGAACGCGTCTGA
- a CDS encoding SDR family NAD(P)-dependent oxidoreductase — MELKDSVVVVTGAASGLGAGAADWLNDNGARVTGVDINPIPNQLGAAGVDGRICDIASEAEVIAALDAVVARHGRLDAIVNCAGIVKTRRLYDESGPFPLDLFRRTLEVNLTGTFLMMAHGAERMARNTPNRDGERGCFVNVASIAAFDKSSSIAYAASKGGVVSMSMTAAHDLARYGIRTMAIAPGYMDTPMFAGLEPGYVEKLKEGIVFPKRLARMEEFGALVGSILTNAYLNATAIRFDAGARV; from the coding sequence ATGGAACTGAAGGATTCGGTCGTCGTGGTCACGGGCGCCGCGTCGGGTCTGGGCGCCGGGGCGGCGGACTGGCTGAACGATAACGGCGCGCGGGTGACCGGGGTGGACATCAACCCGATCCCTAATCAACTGGGCGCCGCCGGCGTGGACGGCCGGATCTGCGACATTGCCAGCGAGGCCGAGGTCATCGCCGCGCTGGATGCCGTGGTCGCGCGTCATGGCCGGCTGGATGCCATCGTCAATTGCGCCGGCATCGTCAAGACGCGCCGCCTGTATGACGAAAGCGGCCCCTTCCCGCTGGACCTGTTCCGGCGCACACTGGAGGTGAACCTGACCGGAACCTTCCTGATGATGGCGCATGGGGCCGAACGCATGGCACGCAACACCCCCAACCGCGATGGAGAGCGGGGATGCTTTGTCAACGTCGCGTCGATTGCCGCCTTCGACAAGTCATCCTCCATCGCCTATGCCGCCAGCAAGGGCGGCGTGGTGTCGATGTCGATGACGGCGGCGCATGATCTGGCGCGCTACGGCATCCGCACCATGGCCATCGCGCCGGGCTATATGGACACGCCGATGTTTGCCGGGCTGGAACCCGGCTATGTCGAAAAGCTGAAGGAAGGCATCGTCTTCCCGAAACGGCTGGCCCGGATGGAGGAATTCGGCGCGCTGGTCGGCAGCATCCTGACCAATGCCTATCTGAACGCCACCGCGATCCGGTTCGATGCGGGGGCGCGCGTCTGA
- a CDS encoding GMC family oxidoreductase — MCPVQMARRCTANLRERNPLCTAFIQSGVAAGIPETEDFNGASQEGIGFYHTTTRNARRCSAARAFLHPAAKRPNLRVLTRATADRLTFDGKRATRGVLDRDGCKIIVRARCEVVVASGCVGLPKLLLLSGIGPAAHLADMGIPVVHDLPGVGENLQDHYGAILNYRSRLPLTVNDILVSKIKMLKAGLQYILTRRGPLTISAAQVGAFARSHPGAAAPDVQFLFQTFSHDEYDAGLHKFSGFANVVCPVRPQSRGYLRLRSADPRAMPVMQPNYLSADYDRRVLVDGVKLARRVAAVGPITDHIVEEFAPGSGVTSDDEILAYCRETGLSIAHQVGTCKMGTDPMAVVGPDLRVHGIAGLRVVDASIMPALISGNTNAPTIMIAEKAADMIRGAA; from the coding sequence ATGTGCCCGGTCCAGATGGCCCGCCGCTGCACGGCCAACCTGCGCGAGCGCAACCCGCTTTGCACCGCGTTCATCCAGAGCGGGGTGGCAGCCGGTATCCCCGAGACCGAGGATTTTAACGGCGCCTCGCAAGAGGGGATCGGCTTTTACCATACCACCACGCGCAACGCCCGGCGCTGTTCGGCCGCCCGCGCCTTTCTGCATCCGGCGGCCAAACGGCCCAACCTGCGGGTGCTGACCCGGGCCACCGCCGACCGGCTGACCTTTGATGGCAAGAGGGCGACGAGGGGCGTGCTGGACCGCGACGGCTGCAAGATCATCGTCCGGGCACGGTGCGAGGTGGTCGTGGCCTCGGGGTGTGTCGGGTTGCCCAAGCTGCTGCTGCTGTCGGGCATCGGGCCGGCGGCGCATCTGGCCGACATGGGGATTCCGGTCGTGCATGACCTGCCGGGCGTGGGCGAGAACCTTCAGGATCATTATGGCGCGATCCTGAACTACCGCAGCCGGCTGCCGCTGACGGTCAACGACATACTTGTCAGCAAGATCAAGATGTTGAAGGCCGGTCTGCAATATATCCTGACCCGCAGGGGGCCGCTGACCATCTCGGCGGCGCAGGTCGGGGCCTTTGCCCGGTCGCACCCCGGGGCCGCTGCGCCGGATGTGCAGTTCCTGTTCCAGACCTTCAGCCACGATGAATACGATGCAGGCCTGCACAAGTTTTCCGGCTTTGCCAACGTCGTCTGCCCGGTCCGGCCGCAAAGCCGCGGCTATCTGCGCCTGCGCTCGGCCGATCCGCGCGCCATGCCGGTGATGCAGCCGAACTACCTGTCGGCCGACTATGACCGGCGGGTTCTGGTCGACGGGGTCAAGCTGGCGCGCCGGGTGGCTGCCGTGGGCCCGATCACCGACCATATCGTCGAGGAATTCGCACCCGGTTCAGGCGTGACCAGCGATGACGAAATCCTGGCCTATTGCCGGGAAACCGGGCTGTCGATCGCCCATCAGGTCGGCACCTGCAAGATGGGCACCGATCCGATGGCGGTGGTGGGCCCGGATCTGCGGGTGCATGGGATTGCCGGGTTGCGGGTGGTCGATGCCTCGATCATGCCGGCGCTGATCTCGGGCAATACCAATGCCCCCACGATCATGATTGCGGAAAAGGCGGCGGACATGATCCGGGGCGCAGCATGA